The Patescibacteria group bacterium genome includes a window with the following:
- the rsmI gene encoding 16S rRNA (cytidine(1402)-2'-O)-methyltransferase: MKFYIVATPIGNLSDMTFRAILILKLVDIIYCEDTRVTKKLLDNYNIKTPINSYHKHSGDFKVNKIIELLKQDKNIAYVSDAGTPGISDPVSMLVEEIVNNFSDNIIESIPGASSLITALSLSGFNCDNFVFFGFIPHKKGKETMLKEIIDNKRTSVFFESTHRIIKTLERLKLLGIEMNRKIVLARELTKKFETVYRGNIEKILNDLKSGVSKGEFVVIIDKK; the protein is encoded by the coding sequence ATGAAATTTTATATTGTAGCAACTCCAATTGGAAATTTATCTGACATGACCTTTCGTGCTATTCTAATACTAAAATTAGTTGATATTATATATTGTGAAGATACAAGAGTTACAAAAAAATTATTAGATAATTATAATATCAAAACTCCTATTAATTCTTATCATAAACATTCTGGAGACTTCAAGGTAAATAAAATAATTGAATTGTTAAAGCAAGATAAAAACATTGCTTATGTAAGTGATGCTGGAACTCCAGGAATAAGTGATCCAGTTTCAATGTTGGTAGAGGAAATTGTAAATAATTTTTCTGATAATATAATAGAGTCAATTCCAGGAGCATCGTCTCTTATCACAGCACTTTCTTTGTCTGGATTTAATTGTGATAATTTTGTCTTTTTTGGTTTTATTCCACACAAAAAAGGCAAAGAAACAATGTTGAAAGAAATTATAGATAACAAAAGAACAAGTGTATTTTTTGAGTCTACTCATAGGATTATAAAAACACTTGAAAGATTAAAGTTATTAGGTATTGAAATGAATAGAAAAATAGTATTAGCTCGTGAACTTACAAAAAAATTTGAGACCGTTTACAGGGGAAATATTGAAAAAATATTAAATGATTTAAAAAGTGGGGTAAGTAAGGGAGAGTTTGTGGTAATAATTGATAAAAAATAA